Genomic window (Ignavibacteriales bacterium):
AAATCTTCAGAAATAATTGAAACAAATTCTGCTTTAGGTTTTGGCAAAACTGGAAGAGTAATATTCTCTATTCCAGTAATAACAAATTCTGGTAATTCAATAGATGGATCGCTTTGTTTACTTTGTTGAGCAACAAGGATAATTGGAAACATCAAAATAATAAATACATTCTTCATCATTTAAGCACTCCTAATTTTTTCTGTGCTTGTCTTCCAAATTCATCCCCTTGATGACGAGATTGAACTGTTCGGTATAATTCCTTTGCTTTCTGAAAATCATTTTTCTTTTCGTAACACTCACCAAGCAACAGATACGATTTTGTAAGCCATTCATCATAAGCAGAAAATGCGAACCGAACCCGAACTAACGCTGTTATTGCCTCATCAATTTTATTCTGTTCAAAAAGCGACTGACCATAATAAAACTGCGCCTTTGCACCAAGATCGTCATTCCTGTTCTCCGATAATTCTCTTAAAAGCAAATCAGAAGTTTCATAATTCTTTCGGGCTAATTCAATTAAAGCAATTTCATATTTTGCATTTGCTGCAAATATTGTCCCTTCGTGGTACTGAATTAAATAATTGAATTCCTCATAAGCCTTGTTAACATCACCTTTAGCAACAAGAGCCATCGCTTTGTTGTAAGCTATCTCAGCAATTTTTGGTGATTCTGGTGGTAGTTTATTGATGGCTCTTTCATAAATTTCAATTGCAGTATCATAATTTTTAAGATCAAAATAGATTTTACCCGTCTCAAGAACAGCAGAAACTCCCATCTCTGAATTTAAGCTGGAAGAAATAACTTTGTTAAAATTTAATAGTGCTTCTTCATTTTGTTTTAGATTAGAAGCGCTTTTACCAATCCAATAATAAGCATCAGGAACTAAAGAACTGTTTGGATAGAAATTGATGAAATCTTTATAAGCTAACTTGGCTTTTTCATAGTTTCTAAGACTGTAGTAAATCTCACCTTTTTTAATAACTAATTGATCAGCAAAACTTACTTTGGAATTTTCTGCAATGTAAGAATCAATTAAAGTAATTGCCTGATCTGGTTTTCCATCTGCTATGTAGGAATCTTTTATTCCATTCAGTGCATCGAAACTAAAATTGGTGTTGGGAAAATCTGACAATACTTTGTCATAAAATGTTTTTGCAGAATCATATTTACCAAGATTGAAATATGAATTTGCGATTGAGTTATATGCCACCGGGATCAAAGGCGATTTAGGATATCGTTCGATTAAAACATTGTAATTATTAATGGCATCAAAAAATTTTCCTTTCTGAAAATAAATCCAGCCAACAACATATTGGCATTCTGCCACATACTTTGAATCAGGAAATTTTTCCTGCAACCTTGTAAACTCCTGGATTGCTTCACTGCTGTTACCCGATTTAAATAATGATTGGGCATACTGATAATAAGCATAGTCATTATTTAATTTAGAATTAACTGTCCGAAAAATTTCTTTATAAACCTTACCAGCTTCCGAAAACTTTTTCTGTCCGTAATAAGAATCAGCTAAACGAAGTCTGGCATCAGCAAAATTTTTATCTTCTTTATATCTTCTTACAAAATCAGAAAAATTATACGCCGCATTGTTATAATCTTTCAGATTAAAATATGAATATCCTTTTCCAAATATTACCTGAGGTGCCAATTCTTTAGCATTATTATCAATTTGATTATAATATTTTATAGTTGCTGAAAAATCTTTATTGCTGAAGTAAGATTCAGCCAGATAAAAATTCACTTTATCTGTTTCAAATTGCGGAGATTTTGATTTTAAAAGATTTAATTGAGTAATTGCTTCTGAGTATTGATTAAGATAGTATAGAGATACACCAAGACCAAGTAAAGTACGATTCCTGAGTTCAGAAGGAAGTTCTTCTAAAGTTAAGGCTTCTTCAAAATTATCCTTTGCTTTGTTAAATTGATTTTGATTCAACTTCAATTCACCAAGCAAAGTTAACGCTTTTGCTCGAACAGAATTATCAGATGAATTCAACGCTTCAAGCAATTTGTCTTCAGAAATTTGTTTTTTCTTATCGAAGTTAGTAATTCCCATCTGAAGCTGAACCTTTGGAACGAGCGGGCTATTGGGATACTTTTCAAGGAATTCGTCATAAATCAAATTAGCTTCAGCTTCTTTTCCTTCATACCGTTTACTTTCAGCTGACCAGAAAAAAGAATTTATAGCGATTGTATCTTTGCCGCCTTTACCAAGCAGATTAAAAACTTTGTAAGCTTCTTCATATTTCTGTTGCTGAAAATAAGACCAGGCTAAACCATATCTTACCTGACGAATTATGGATGAAGCTGGGTTTTTATTTATAACTTCCAAAAAAGTTTTTTCAGCATCAGGATATTCTTTCAATCTGTAAAAAGAATGAGCCAGAATAAATTTTGCCTCAGTTAATTGTTTTGCAGGTAGCTCAGATATCAATGGATCAGTTAATTCGATAACAGCATTATCATACTCTTTTAATTTGAAATAGCAAACACCGATTCTAACCTGGGCATCCGGTGCAAGCCGGCTGGTTTTATAATAGGCAAGTAGTGTATCGTAATACGCAACTGCTTTTTTGAAGTCGGCAATTTTTTCATAGACATTTGCCAATGAATAAATACTATAATCAACATACTTATTTTCTTTTTTTG
Coding sequences:
- a CDS encoding tetratricopeptide repeat protein, which codes for MIQKIYLSILFVFLSLCTFAQEVPQKYNEAMDAFNRNDYVLASKLFDEFGKLYSIKDEFSATAYYYLAECLLKLEKVDASISSFEFFINKFTWSNFRNKALYKLGNLYFQQNNYSLCRQRLETLIKEYPESEFIGSSYYFIGESYSAENNNQGAIQFLEDAISSKKENKYVDYSIYSLANVYEKIADFKKAVAYYDTLLAYYKTSRLAPDAQVRIGVCYFKLKEYDNAVIELTDPLISELPAKQLTEAKFILAHSFYRLKEYPDAEKTFLEVINKNPASSIIRQVRYGLAWSYFQQQKYEEAYKVFNLLGKGGKDTIAINSFFWSAESKRYEGKEAEANLIYDEFLEKYPNSPLVPKVQLQMGITNFDKKKQISEDKLLEALNSSDNSVRAKALTLLGELKLNQNQFNKAKDNFEEALTLEELPSELRNRTLLGLGVSLYYLNQYSEAITQLNLLKSKSPQFETDKVNFYLAESYFSNKDFSATIKYYNQIDNNAKELAPQVIFGKGYSYFNLKDYNNAAYNFSDFVRRYKEDKNFADARLRLADSYYGQKKFSEAGKVYKEIFRTVNSKLNNDYAYYQYAQSLFKSGNSSEAIQEFTRLQEKFPDSKYVAECQYVVGWIYFQKGKFFDAINNYNVLIERYPKSPLIPVAYNSIANSYFNLGKYDSAKTFYDKVLSDFPNTNFSFDALNGIKDSYIADGKPDQAITLIDSYIAENSKVSFADQLVIKKGEIYYSLRNYEKAKLAYKDFINFYPNSSLVPDAYYWIGKSASNLKQNEEALLNFNKVISSSLNSEMGVSAVLETGKIYFDLKNYDTAIEIYERAINKLPPESPKIAEIAYNKAMALVAKGDVNKAYEEFNYLIQYHEGTIFAANAKYEIALIELARKNYETSDLLLRELSENRNDDLGAKAQFYYGQSLFEQNKIDEAITALVRVRFAFSAYDEWLTKSYLLLGECYEKKNDFQKAKELYRTVQSRHQGDEFGRQAQKKLGVLK